Proteins encoded within one genomic window of Vidua macroura isolate BioBank_ID:100142 chromosome 2, ASM2450914v1, whole genome shotgun sequence:
- the CD96 gene encoding LOW QUALITY PROTEIN: T-cell surface protein tactile (The sequence of the model RefSeq protein was modified relative to this genomic sequence to represent the inferred CDS: inserted 2 bases in 1 codon) — protein MKARWXFSLFCLLSVPSVTGHTADVVTQTEVVHATDVTLACVFPKLHSTHIIQTQWSKTDGSPSTKIAVYHPSYGSHYFEFSEAPYNFSVSFSTRRCCGVDGAGSLCSTNLNAMSECNWWVLHLENITVSLTGQYKCTFATYPYGTKATKIQLTVKAEEKRHYLKKVWLKQTLEIPCLEDATSENLSIYPLKWLVDENGRKEDLVTKEPSCPAVYRNSSVLYGQRVLLGLNNTLKVFPTKITDDGRVFSCHMLYHPKRVQKSSTTVRVFAYPEILISLEEGSANASQKPNVSCVMRKAFPKPSLLWYMDRASLTEQPGEISVVQEDLQDSEGFYELRSTLMLQGTHKTHKTFSCVRLFPFLGNETRNISSEEIFVSFNNKSNEASAEVSTSTVSDENQSTSVASLDFRSQANLTPASTTQAGALTSTTEAKSYTSATASSETLTTARNLSYSMTDQTISVTRGKDFLPRSSLLNSTGDGRNTKASHFPWPTVVAVLLLFCSTLVAFGIRKWCQYQKEIMNRPPSFKPPPPPIKYTSMVESDGTPPSCHELENL, from the exons ATGAAAGCAAGAtg attttctctcttttgtttgCTCTCAGTGCCCAGTGTCACAG gcCATACTGCAGATGTCGTTACCCAGACAGAAGTGGTCCATGCTACTGATGTGACCCTGGCATGCGTGTTCCCAAAACTGCACAGCACCCACATCATACAGACACAGTGGTCCAAGACTGACGGCAGCCCCTCTACCAAAATAGCTGTATATCACCCCTCCTATGGCAGCCATTACTTTGAGTTTTCTGAGGCTCCTTACAACTTTTCAGTGTCCTTCAGCACAAGGAGGTGCTGCGGTGTGGATGGCGCAGGATCCTTGTGTTCCACCAATCTAAATGCCATGTCTGAATGCAATTGGTGGGTGCTACATCTGGAAAATATTACTGTGTCCCTTACTGGGCAGTACAAATGCACTTTTGCTACTTACCCATATGGGACAAAGGCCACAAAAATTCAACTTACTGTCAAGGCAGAAG AGAAGAGGCACTACCTGAAGAAAGTGTGGTTAAAGCAGACTTTAGAAATTCCATGCCTTGAGGATGCGACCTCAGAAAATTTGTCCATTTATCCCTTGAAATGGCTAGT TGATGAAAATGGGAGGAAAGAGGACCTTGTGACCAAGGAgccctcctgtcctgctgtgtaCAGGAACAGCAGCGTGCTGTACGGGCAAAGAGTCCTCCTGGGTTTGAACAACACTCTAAAGGTATTCCCCACCAAAATCACTGATGATGGCAGAGTCTTTTCCTGCCACATGCTGTACCACCCAAAGAGAGTCCAGAAGAGCAGCACCACTGTGAGAGTCTTTG CTTACCCTGAGATCCTCATTAGCCTGGAGGAGGGCTCAGCCAATGCCTCGCAGAAG cctAATGTGAGCTGTGTCATGAGGAAGGCATTTCCCAAGCCAAGCCTCCTGTGGTACATGGACAGAGCGAGCCTGACAGAGCAGCCTGGAG aaattTCTGTGGTACAAGAAGACTTGCAAGACAGTGAAGGTTTCTATGAGTTGAGATCAACACTGATGCTGCAAGGGACCCATAAGACACATAAGACATTCTCATGTGTGCGTCTGTTTCccttcctgggaaatgaaacaAGGAATATTTCatcagaagaaatatttgtttcctTCA ACAATAAGTCTAATGAAGCCTCAGCTGAAGTTTCTACTAGCACTGTTTCAGATG AGAACCAGTCGACATCTGTGGCCTCTCTGGATTTCAGAAGTCAAGCAAATTTGACTCCTGCTTCCACAACACAAG CAGGAGCACTGACTTCTACCACAGAGGCAAAAAGCTATACCAGTGCCACAGCATCCAGTGAGACTTTGACAACAGCAC GTAACCTGTCCTACAGCATGACAGACCAGACAATTTCAGTTACCAGAGGAAAAGATTTCCTTCCTAGAAGCAGCCTGCTAAACAGTACTG gtGACGGGAGGAATACCAAAGCCAGTCACTTCCCCTGGCCAACAGTGGTAGCCGTCCTGCTCCTCTTCTGCAGCACTCTGGTAGCTTTCGGCATCAGGAAATGGTGTCAGTACCAAAAAGAGAT TATGAACAGACCTCCATCTTTCAAGCCACCACCACCTCCAATAAAGTACACCTCCATGGTAGAGTCTGATGGGACTCCCCCATCCTGCCA